From one Deinococcus sedimenti genomic stretch:
- a CDS encoding YeeE/YedE family protein, whose amino-acid sequence MTELLELLRSPWPWYVGGPLIGLTVPLLLWLGNKGFGISANLRHACAILLPDAAKPAFFRYDWRKERWNLMFAGGLILGGIVAGVLLGNPDPTRLSAAGVQSIQDLGVQVRPGLMPTELSDLSNPGVWLLLAVSGLLVGFGTRYGGGCTSGHAITGLSTLQSPSLIATVSFFAGGILSANLLLPTFMAVLQ is encoded by the coding sequence ATGACTGAACTGCTTGAACTTCTCCGCTCACCCTGGCCCTGGTATGTCGGCGGGCCCCTGATCGGCCTGACCGTACCGCTGCTGCTGTGGCTGGGCAACAAGGGTTTCGGGATTTCCGCCAACCTGCGGCACGCCTGCGCCATCCTGCTGCCTGACGCCGCCAAACCCGCGTTCTTCCGCTACGACTGGCGAAAGGAACGCTGGAACCTGATGTTCGCGGGCGGACTGATCCTGGGTGGGATCGTCGCCGGGGTCCTGCTGGGCAATCCGGACCCCACCCGCCTGAGTGCCGCTGGCGTTCAGTCCATCCAGGACCTGGGCGTGCAGGTGCGCCCCGGCCTGATGCCCACCGAGTTGAGCGACCTGTCCAACCCCGGCGTGTGGTTGCTCCTGGCCGTCTCGGGCCTGCTGGTGGGCTTCGGCACCCGGTACGGGGGCGGCTGCACCTCCGGACACGCGATCACTGGTCTGTCCACCCTGCAAAGCCCCTCCCTGATCGCCACCGTCTCGTTCTTCGCCGGCGGCATCCTCAGTGCCAATCTCCTCCTTCCCACGTTCATGGCGGTGCTCCAGTGA
- a CDS encoding sulfite exporter TauE/SafE family protein has product MILAWIGAALIGLSLGLLGSGGSILTVPVLVYLVGEPEKLAIAESLAIVGGISLVGAVPYALKRQIDWRSVLWFGVPGVVGTFLGAALSVYLSGVAQLLLFAAVMLLAAVMMFRPAKAQPEGQSAHTRSPVKIGAEGLGVGVLTGLVGVGGGFLIIPALVLLGGLPMSLAVGTSLLIIAAKSFVGFAKYVNVLAEHNLSVNWSLIAIFTVIGILGSLLGARVGKNISNDSLKRGFAAFLVVMGVYVLATNVPKVLNPAPAAEVHVRH; this is encoded by the coding sequence ATGATCCTCGCCTGGATCGGCGCGGCCCTGATCGGGCTGAGCCTCGGCTTGCTGGGCTCGGGTGGCTCCATCCTGACCGTGCCGGTGCTGGTCTACCTCGTGGGTGAGCCGGAGAAGCTGGCCATTGCCGAGTCGCTCGCCATCGTGGGCGGGATCAGCCTGGTGGGAGCTGTCCCGTACGCGCTGAAACGGCAGATCGACTGGCGCTCCGTCCTGTGGTTCGGGGTGCCCGGCGTGGTGGGCACGTTCCTGGGCGCGGCCCTGAGCGTGTATCTGAGCGGCGTGGCGCAGCTGCTGCTGTTCGCGGCGGTGATGCTGCTGGCGGCCGTGATGATGTTCCGGCCTGCGAAGGCCCAGCCGGAAGGCCAGTCGGCCCACACGCGCTCGCCCGTCAAGATCGGCGCCGAGGGTCTGGGTGTCGGGGTGCTGACCGGACTGGTGGGGGTCGGCGGCGGGTTCCTGATCATCCCTGCGCTCGTGCTGCTGGGCGGCCTGCCCATGAGTCTGGCGGTGGGCACGAGTCTGCTGATCATCGCCGCTAAGAGCTTCGTTGGCTTCGCCAAGTACGTGAACGTCCTGGCCGAGCACAACCTGTCCGTGAACTGGAGCCTGATTGCGATCTTCACCGTCATCGGCATCCTGGGCAGCCTGCTGGGCGCGCGGGTGGGCAAGAACATCTCCAATGACAGCCTGAAGCGGGGCTTCGCGGCCTTCCTGGTCGTGATGGGTGTGTATGTCCTGGCCACCAACGTGCCGAAGGTGCTGAACCCGGCGCCCGCCGCTGAAGTGCACGTGCGGCACTGA
- a CDS encoding rhodanese-like domain-containing protein produces the protein MTYQDIFTTELEGKTRHGAGLIDVREREEYAAGHIPGAANLPLSELVGREDDIGPDTVLICASGHRSSQAAAYLAAQGKTGLMNLSGGTAAWRREGRALTQGDQP, from the coding sequence ATGACCTACCAAGACATTTTCACGACTGAACTCGAAGGCAAGACGCGTCACGGTGCTGGGCTGATTGACGTACGCGAGCGCGAGGAATACGCCGCTGGACACATCCCCGGGGCCGCGAACCTCCCCCTCAGTGAACTCGTCGGCCGCGAGGACGACATCGGGCCGGATACCGTGCTGATCTGCGCCAGCGGGCACCGCTCCTCCCAGGCGGCCGCCTACCTCGCCGCCCAGGGCAAGACCGGACTGATGAACCTCTCCGGAGGCACCGCCGCCTGGAGGCGTGAGGGCCGTGCCCTCACCCAGGGCGATCAGCCATGA
- a CDS encoding MBL fold metallo-hydrolase: MYFKRFYDTDLAQASYMLGCQKTGECLVVDPVRDIAQYLDEARRQKLRVTHVTETHIHADYLSGSRELARATGAKLLLSGEGGEGWQYTYDDGNQVKLHDGDRFMVGNVRIQAVHTPGHTPEHLSFLVTDTPRGDAPSMILTGDFVFVGDLGRPDLLDEAAGGQDTRFTGARQMFASLRDKFLTLPDYVQVWPGHGSGSACGKALGAVPATTVGYERALSWWGRLVEQGNEDGFTRELLSGQPDAPLYYGRMKTENRDGPALLGEVQPLAELSAEAVKAKIASGARLIDTRAKENHHAAAPVGSVNIPDGGTLETWSGWLLAPERELILLAPADRAEDLRRRLWMVGLDHVTGFIPSPEGLDTAPAQPIPVTELESHPDALILDVRAKTEYEAGHLPGARQLHAGRLPWRLDTLPRDREIIVHCQGGARSAAAASLLRAEGFDVLELAGGYDAWAKTQNT; the protein is encoded by the coding sequence ATGTACTTCAAACGCTTCTACGACACAGACCTCGCCCAGGCCTCCTACATGCTCGGTTGCCAGAAGACCGGCGAATGCCTCGTCGTGGATCCCGTCCGCGATATCGCCCAGTACCTCGACGAGGCCAGGCGCCAGAAGCTGCGCGTCACTCACGTCACCGAGACGCACATCCACGCCGACTACCTCTCCGGCAGCCGCGAACTCGCTCGGGCCACAGGCGCGAAACTGCTGCTCTCCGGCGAGGGCGGCGAAGGCTGGCAGTACACCTACGACGACGGCAATCAGGTCAAACTGCATGACGGCGACCGCTTCATGGTGGGCAACGTCCGTATCCAGGCCGTCCACACGCCCGGCCACACCCCAGAGCACCTGAGCTTCCTGGTCACGGATACCCCCCGGGGGGATGCGCCCAGCATGATCCTGACCGGCGACTTCGTGTTCGTGGGCGACCTGGGACGCCCCGACCTGCTCGACGAGGCCGCTGGCGGACAGGACACCCGCTTCACCGGCGCGCGGCAGATGTTCGCCTCGCTGCGCGACAAGTTCCTCACGCTGCCCGACTACGTGCAGGTCTGGCCCGGCCACGGTTCGGGAAGTGCCTGCGGCAAGGCGCTGGGCGCTGTGCCCGCCACAACGGTCGGCTACGAACGGGCCCTGAGCTGGTGGGGCCGGCTGGTCGAACAGGGCAACGAGGACGGTTTCACGCGCGAACTGCTCTCTGGTCAGCCTGACGCGCCGCTCTACTACGGGCGCATGAAGACCGAGAACAGGGACGGGCCTGCCCTGCTGGGTGAAGTGCAGCCACTGGCCGAACTGAGCGCTGAGGCCGTGAAAGCCAAGATCGCTTCCGGTGCCCGGCTGATCGACACCCGCGCGAAAGAGAACCACCACGCCGCCGCCCCCGTGGGTAGTGTGAACATCCCCGACGGCGGCACGCTGGAGACGTGGTCGGGCTGGCTGCTGGCTCCGGAGCGCGAACTGATCCTGCTCGCCCCGGCCGACCGCGCCGAGGACCTGCGCCGCAGGCTGTGGATGGTCGGCCTGGACCACGTCACGGGCTTCATCCCCAGCCCTGAAGGGCTGGACACCGCCCCCGCTCAGCCCATCCCCGTCACCGAACTGGAATCTCACCCGGACGCACTGATTCTGGACGTTCGGGCGAAAACCGAATACGAGGCCGGCCACCTCCCTGGCGCGCGGCAACTGCACGCCGGCCGGCTCCCCTGGCGCCTGGACACCCTGCCGCGCGACCGCGAGATCATCGTGCACTGCCAGGGCGGCGCCCGCAGCGCCGCCGCGGCCAGCCTGCTCCGTGCCGAAGGCTTCGACGTTCTGGAACTCGCCGGGGGCTACGACGCCTGGGCGAAGACGCAAAACACCTGA
- a CDS encoding metal-sensitive transcriptional regulator → MTAPLPISDREAEKTKILNRLRRLEGQIRGIQKMVEEEKGCVEVMSLYASAKSALEATGDVILETYVEQCQARGEKPADLVRLLKLAR, encoded by the coding sequence ATGACTGCGCCCCTGCCCATCAGTGACCGTGAAGCCGAGAAAACGAAAATCCTCAACCGTCTGCGCCGACTGGAAGGCCAGATCCGCGGCATTCAGAAGATGGTGGAGGAAGAAAAAGGCTGTGTGGAGGTCATGAGTCTGTACGCCAGTGCCAAAAGTGCCCTTGAAGCCACGGGAGACGTGATTCTCGAAACCTACGTCGAGCAGTGCCAGGCCCGGGGCGAGAAGCCCGCGGACCTTGTCCGGCTCCTCAAACTCGCCCGGTGA
- a CDS encoding heavy metal translocating P-type ATPase: MTTPDHHAHAHPHTPAVLEVNLRNCHGGSDLADLERALTQLPGVTSVHVDRTRAAAHLGYDPRRVTGADLQRHLHAAGYDCACQDAAPSAAQPGQPSVGHEHHAPADAHGHAHAATPHENPPPPGAHDHHDHAAHASMGSDEHAGHGEHMVQGMLRRFVVSVVLTVPVVLYSPIGETFGFTAMPPFGLSMAWFGLLLSTPVVWWGGWPFISAAWRALRRGEANMMTLIATGILVSWTFSVYATFALRGADVFFEAAAMLTTLSLLGHWLEMRSRFATGRAVEALLNLAPSTARVVRDGQEVDVPLEQVVVGNLLAVRPGDRVPVDGEVTGGSSYVDESMITGEPIPVAKTAGAKVTGGTVNQNGAFQFRATAVGADTALSRIVQMVQNAQASKAPAQRLADQAGKYLVFVALGSGLLAFVAWFFLGGQGVVFALTAAVSAIVIACPDALALATPTAITVGVGRGAREGVLFKNATALEATAGVDTVVFDKTGTLTEGKPALTDLIPAAGTSETDLLRLAASADQPSQHPLAEAIVKGAQDRGVEVVPPDAFDSVPGHGVQATVEGRQVLIGNRKLMDREGVALGSLPGDVDRLAADGKTAMYVAADGRALGVVAVADTIRASARQAVSALHALNVKTVMLTGDNRHTAEAVARQLGMDTVLADVLPGDKAAKITELQAQGRTVAMVGDGVNDAPALAQADVGVAIGAGTDVAVETADVVLVRSNPADVAGSISLARQVRGKIKQNLFWAAIYNLLAIPFAAGVLYPAYGILLRPEWAALLMSASTVIVTVNALMLNRVRLTSAPAT; the protein is encoded by the coding sequence ATGACGACGCCTGACCACCACGCGCACGCCCACCCGCACACGCCCGCCGTCCTGGAAGTGAACCTCCGCAACTGCCACGGCGGTTCGGATCTCGCCGACCTGGAACGCGCGCTGACCCAGCTGCCCGGGGTGACGTCCGTGCACGTGGACCGCACCCGCGCCGCCGCGCACCTCGGCTACGACCCACGCCGCGTGACGGGCGCGGACCTCCAGCGCCACCTGCACGCGGCCGGCTACGACTGCGCCTGCCAGGACGCCGCCCCGTCGGCCGCACAACCGGGCCAGCCCAGCGTGGGCCACGAACACCACGCGCCCGCTGACGCCCACGGGCATGCGCATGCGGCCACGCCGCATGAAAACCCGCCTCCGCCGGGTGCGCACGACCATCACGATCACGCCGCGCACGCGTCCATGGGGTCTGACGAGCACGCCGGGCACGGCGAGCACATGGTGCAGGGCATGCTGCGCCGCTTCGTGGTCAGCGTGGTGCTGACCGTGCCGGTGGTGCTGTACTCCCCGATCGGTGAGACCTTCGGCTTCACGGCCATGCCCCCCTTTGGACTCTCGATGGCGTGGTTCGGGCTGCTGCTGTCCACCCCAGTGGTCTGGTGGGGCGGCTGGCCGTTCATCTCCGCCGCCTGGCGCGCCCTGAGGCGCGGCGAGGCGAACATGATGACCCTCATTGCCACGGGCATCCTGGTGAGCTGGACGTTCAGTGTGTACGCGACGTTCGCGCTGCGCGGCGCGGACGTGTTCTTCGAAGCGGCCGCGATGCTCACGACCCTCTCGTTGCTGGGCCACTGGCTGGAGATGCGTTCACGCTTCGCCACCGGGCGGGCCGTGGAGGCGCTGCTGAACCTGGCGCCCAGCACCGCCCGCGTGGTCCGTGACGGGCAGGAAGTGGACGTGCCCCTCGAGCAGGTGGTGGTCGGCAACCTGCTGGCCGTGCGGCCCGGCGACCGCGTGCCCGTGGACGGTGAAGTCACAGGCGGCAGCAGTTACGTGGACGAGAGCATGATCACCGGTGAGCCCATCCCGGTGGCCAAGACCGCCGGGGCGAAAGTCACGGGCGGCACCGTGAACCAGAACGGGGCCTTCCAGTTCCGGGCGACCGCGGTCGGGGCCGACACGGCCCTGTCGCGCATCGTGCAGATGGTGCAGAACGCGCAGGCCAGCAAGGCCCCCGCGCAGCGGCTGGCCGATCAGGCGGGGAAGTACCTGGTCTTCGTGGCGCTGGGCAGCGGCCTGCTGGCCTTCGTCGCCTGGTTCTTCCTGGGCGGGCAGGGCGTGGTGTTCGCGCTCACGGCCGCGGTGTCCGCCATCGTGATCGCCTGCCCGGACGCGCTGGCGCTGGCCACCCCGACGGCCATCACGGTCGGCGTCGGCCGGGGCGCGCGGGAGGGCGTGCTGTTCAAGAACGCCACGGCCCTGGAAGCGACCGCAGGCGTGGACACCGTCGTGTTCGACAAGACCGGCACCTTGACCGAGGGTAAACCGGCCCTGACGGACCTCATTCCTGCCGCTGGAACGAGCGAGACGGACCTGCTGCGCCTGGCGGCGTCCGCGGACCAGCCGTCGCAGCACCCGTTGGCCGAAGCGATCGTGAAGGGTGCGCAGGACCGGGGCGTGGAGGTGGTGCCCCCTGACGCCTTTGACAGCGTTCCCGGGCACGGTGTGCAGGCCACGGTCGAGGGCCGGCAGGTCCTGATCGGGAACCGCAAGCTGATGGACCGGGAGGGCGTCGCGCTGGGGAGCCTGCCCGGTGACGTGGACCGCCTGGCGGCGGACGGGAAAACGGCCATGTACGTCGCCGCGGACGGGCGGGCGCTGGGCGTGGTGGCCGTGGCGGACACCATCCGGGCCTCGGCGCGTCAGGCGGTCTCCGCGCTGCACGCCCTGAACGTGAAAACGGTGATGCTGACGGGCGACAACCGCCATACGGCCGAGGCCGTGGCCCGGCAACTGGGCATGGACACGGTGCTGGCGGACGTGCTCCCGGGTGACAAGGCCGCGAAGATCACCGAGTTGCAGGCCCAGGGCCGGACGGTCGCGATGGTCGGGGACGGCGTGAACGACGCCCCGGCCCTCGCGCAGGCGGACGTCGGCGTGGCCATCGGCGCCGGGACGGATGTGGCCGTCGAAACGGCCGACGTCGTGCTGGTCCGCAGCAACCCTGCGGACGTGGCCGGCAGCATCAGCCTGGCGCGGCAGGTGCGCGGCAAGATCAAGCAGAACCTCTTCTGGGCCGCGATCTACAACCTGCTGGCCATCCCCTTCGCGGCGGGCGTCCTGTACCCCGCGTACGGCATCCTGCTTCGCCCGGAGTGGGCGGCGCTGCTGATGAGCGCCAGCACCGTGATCGTCACCGTGAACGCCCTGATGCTCAACCGCGTCCGGCTGACGTCCGCGCCCGCCACGTGA
- a CDS encoding metal-sensitive transcriptional regulator gives MPEDTRKQAARRLAIARGHLDSIRRALEDPDVYCLDVLQQLKAVQGALNGAATVVLRGHLHAHVTTAAARGDATDLVDELMDVLAAR, from the coding sequence ATGCCAGAGGACACCCGCAAGCAGGCCGCGCGCCGCCTCGCCATCGCCCGCGGCCACCTCGACAGCATCCGCCGCGCCCTCGAAGACCCGGACGTGTACTGCCTGGACGTCCTGCAGCAACTCAAAGCGGTCCAGGGCGCCCTGAACGGCGCGGCCACCGTCGTCCTGCGCGGTCACCTGCACGCGCACGTCACCACCGCCGCCGCCCGCGGGGACGCCACGGACCTGGTCGACGAGCTGATGGACGTCCTCGCCGCCCGCTGA
- a CDS encoding CopZ family metallochaperone, protein MTQTELTITGMTCGHCQTSVTHALRAVPGVTDAHVNLSAGTATVHGTAQPDALIAAVLDEGYGAQVTHPK, encoded by the coding sequence ATGACCCAGACCGAACTGACCATCACCGGCATGACCTGCGGGCACTGCCAGACCAGCGTCACCCACGCCCTGCGCGCCGTACCCGGCGTCACCGACGCCCACGTGAACCTCAGCGCCGGCACCGCCACCGTCCACGGCACCGCCCAGCCCGACGCGCTCATCGCCGCCGTGCTCGACGAAGGCTACGGCGCCCAGGTCACCCACCCGAAGTGA
- a CDS encoding heavy metal translocating P-type ATPase, with protein sequence MTHTIELGVQGMTCASCVGRVERGLKKVDGVEDATVNLATERATVTYDPTVTTPQALLDKVKAVGYEPVLSHVDLGVQGMTCANCVGRVERALKKVDGVLGATVNLATERASIEYLPASVSPGQLKAAIRQAGYEVLEAQAGVSREDQEREARAQEVAHLRRQVLFSAVFAVPLLLLAMIPMMVPGAEDWLMGTFGHRVMGTLNWVMLALALPIQFGPGRRFYRLGWKSLRALSPDMNALVMIGTTAAFGYSLIATVAPGIFPEGTAHVYYEASGVVITLILLGKYFEALAKGRSSEAMKTLLSLQAKTARVIRNGQELEVPTDEVLVGDVIAVRPGEKIPVDGQVLSGASFVDESMITGEPVPVGKQAGAPVVGGTINQNGALTVQATKIGADTALAQIIKLVETAQGSKPPIQGLADRVVAVFVPVVLGIAALTFVLWLIFGGPGALSFALITTVAVLIIACPCAMGLATPTSIMVGTGKAAELGVLFKGGGALEGLQDVQVIALDKTGTLTKGKPELTDLVPTGGFDRAGVLRLVAAAEAQSEHPIARAIVDAARAEGAALAHPEHFEAVPGYGLEARVGGQLVQVGADRYMTRLGLDPQVFQADAERLGDEGKSPLYAAIDGRLAAIIAVADPVKDGSVDAVNALHAQGLKVAMITGDNARTASAIARQLGIDSVLAEVLPSGKSDAVKELQATGQKVAFVGDGINDAPALAQADVGVAIGTGTDVAVETADVILMSGDLRGVPNALALSRATLRNIRLNLFWAFAYNVILIPVAAGALYPAFGTLLSPVLAAAAMGFSSVFVLSNALRLRRFRPPVRARVEGPAAPSPALA encoded by the coding sequence ATGACGCACACCATCGAACTGGGCGTACAGGGCATGACCTGCGCGAGTTGCGTGGGCCGGGTCGAACGCGGCCTGAAAAAAGTCGACGGCGTAGAAGACGCCACCGTCAACCTCGCCACCGAACGCGCCACCGTCACGTACGACCCGACCGTCACCACCCCCCAGGCGCTGCTCGACAAGGTCAAGGCCGTCGGCTACGAGCCGGTCCTGAGTCACGTCGACCTGGGCGTGCAGGGCATGACCTGCGCCAACTGCGTCGGCCGCGTCGAACGGGCCCTGAAGAAAGTGGATGGGGTGCTCGGCGCCACCGTCAACCTCGCCACCGAGCGCGCCAGTATCGAGTACCTGCCCGCCAGCGTGAGCCCCGGGCAACTCAAGGCCGCCATCCGCCAAGCGGGCTACGAGGTGCTCGAAGCGCAGGCCGGCGTGAGCCGCGAGGATCAGGAGCGTGAGGCGCGCGCCCAGGAAGTGGCGCACCTGCGCCGCCAGGTGCTGTTCAGTGCGGTCTTCGCCGTGCCGCTCCTGCTGCTGGCCATGATTCCCATGATGGTGCCTGGAGCCGAAGACTGGCTGATGGGCACCTTCGGTCACCGCGTGATGGGCACGCTGAACTGGGTGATGCTGGCCCTGGCCCTCCCCATCCAGTTCGGGCCGGGCCGGCGCTTCTACCGCCTGGGCTGGAAGAGTCTGCGCGCCCTGTCCCCGGACATGAACGCCCTGGTGATGATCGGCACGACCGCCGCCTTCGGGTACTCCCTGATCGCCACGGTCGCGCCCGGCATCTTCCCCGAAGGCACCGCGCACGTGTACTACGAAGCCTCCGGCGTGGTCATCACCCTCATCCTGCTGGGCAAGTACTTCGAAGCACTCGCCAAAGGCCGCTCCAGTGAAGCCATGAAAACTCTCCTCTCCCTGCAGGCGAAAACCGCCCGGGTGATCCGCAACGGACAGGAGCTCGAAGTGCCCACGGATGAGGTGCTCGTCGGCGACGTGATCGCCGTCCGCCCGGGCGAGAAGATTCCCGTGGACGGACAGGTGCTCAGCGGCGCCTCCTTCGTCGATGAGAGCATGATCACCGGGGAGCCCGTGCCGGTGGGCAAGCAGGCGGGCGCGCCCGTGGTGGGCGGCACGATTAACCAGAACGGCGCGCTTACCGTTCAGGCCACGAAGATCGGTGCGGACACCGCGCTGGCGCAGATCATCAAACTCGTGGAAACCGCGCAGGGCAGCAAGCCGCCCATCCAGGGCCTCGCGGACCGGGTGGTGGCGGTCTTCGTGCCGGTCGTGCTGGGCATCGCGGCCCTGACCTTCGTGCTGTGGCTGATCTTCGGCGGGCCGGGCGCCCTGAGCTTCGCGCTGATCACGACGGTCGCCGTGCTGATCATCGCCTGCCCGTGCGCGATGGGCCTGGCCACGCCCACGAGCATCATGGTCGGCACCGGCAAAGCCGCGGAGCTCGGCGTGCTGTTCAAAGGCGGCGGCGCGCTCGAAGGGCTGCAGGACGTGCAGGTGATCGCCCTGGACAAGACCGGCACGCTGACCAAGGGCAAACCGGAACTCACGGACCTGGTGCCGACCGGCGGCTTTGACCGTGCGGGCGTGCTGCGCCTGGTCGCGGCGGCCGAGGCGCAGAGTGAACACCCCATCGCCCGCGCCATCGTGGACGCCGCGAGGGCGGAAGGGGCCGCCCTGGCGCACCCCGAGCACTTCGAAGCGGTCCCCGGCTACGGGCTGGAAGCGCGCGTCGGTGGCCAGCTCGTGCAGGTCGGCGCGGACCGGTACATGACCCGGCTGGGCCTGGACCCGCAGGTCTTCCAGGCGGACGCCGAGCGCCTCGGGGACGAGGGCAAGAGCCCGCTGTATGCCGCCATCGACGGCCGGCTCGCCGCGATCATCGCGGTGGCCGACCCGGTCAAGGACGGCAGCGTGGACGCCGTCAACGCCCTGCACGCTCAGGGACTCAAGGTCGCCATGATCACGGGCGACAACGCGCGCACCGCCAGCGCGATCGCCCGCCAGCTGGGCATCGATTCGGTCCTCGCCGAGGTGCTGCCCAGCGGCAAGAGTGACGCGGTCAAGGAGTTGCAGGCCACCGGGCAGAAGGTCGCGTTCGTCGGGGACGGCATCAACGACGCGCCGGCGCTGGCGCAGGCGGATGTGGGCGTGGCCATCGGGACCGGGACGGACGTCGCCGTTGAAACGGCGGACGTGATCCTGATGAGCGGCGACCTGCGCGGCGTCCCCAACGCCCTGGCCCTCAGCCGCGCTACGCTGCGCAACATCCGCCTGAACCTGTTCTGGGCGTTCGCGTACAACGTCATCCTGATTCCCGTCGCCGCCGGCGCCCTGTACCCTGCGTTCGGCACGCTGCTCAGCCCGGTGCTCGCCGCGGCCGCCATGGGCTTTTCCAGCGTGTTCGTCCTCAGCAACGCCCTGCGCCTGCGCCGCTTCCGCCCGCCCGTCCGCGCGCGCGTGGAGGGCCCCGCAGCGCCCAGTCCCGCCCTCGCCTGA
- a CDS encoding MbcA/ParS/Xre antitoxin family protein has translation MTALSDHLLIDARSPVNGKLDARRVASTFGMTLRELAQATGRDPSGLSKHPTSDTLQDPLHELETMGLQLRDVFGDLGVGRMWLRAPNPVLGGRAPITYLLDRRPVAVQRLLTLAETGMPT, from the coding sequence ATGACCGCCCTGAGTGACCACCTGCTGATCGACGCCCGCAGCCCCGTGAACGGCAAGCTCGACGCCCGACGCGTGGCCAGCACGTTCGGCATGACCCTGCGCGAACTCGCGCAGGCCACCGGCCGCGATCCCAGCGGCCTGAGCAAGCACCCCACCAGCGACACGCTGCAGGACCCCCTGCACGAGCTGGAAACCATGGGGTTGCAGCTGAGGGACGTGTTCGGGGACCTCGGCGTCGGGCGCATGTGGCTGCGGGCCCCCAATCCGGTCCTCGGGGGCCGGGCGCCGATCACGTACCTGCTCGACCGGCGCCCGGTGGCCGTCCAGCGCCTGCTGACCCTGGCCGAGACGGGAATGCCCACTTGA